ACTCACTCTGCACGTTTGGCTTTTGTATATTTAGTGTAAGCAGCTGTCTGTAAATCGTAAGTTTTGTTATCCTGGCAACAAGCTCCTGTCTTGTTATTATCTTAATTCCTGGCAAAGATCATCAAAGTTGATGCAGTCATTTCTGAGATTAAGTTATCAAACTTGACGCAGCCATTACAGATAATGAAACAGAATTTTAAAGTTCATTACAAATGCAATTTTCAGTAGCTTGACATGAATACCAATGAGCTTATGCATTTCAGCATACTGTACCTATATGATGGATAAagtaacatctgtacaaagctACATAAAACTTGATGTGGTTTCAACTTACAAATATCTCATATTGTAAAGTATTATAATTGAACATGAAAATCGGCAATTAGCTGCCATAGAATTGCTAGGGGCCTTCACCAAGTAATATCAAGTATCTTCATTATATGTGACGAGTTTCATTGCCTTTCGCGGCCATGCAAAGTATGCATCCCtgaatgcaaattagcaatatcATTGACAGGAAAATGCTAAAACGTCCTAGAAACTGTCACATGTTTGTATGATTGATATGTAAGCCAGGAATCAGTGCATCTGTTGCAGTTTTCCGAGagtattattatgcaaattaatatacATCATGCAACCTACATCAACGAAAAGCTGATCAGTTATTACCATGTATGAACAATATCTATATGCTAATTTGATTCTAGCCTGAACGTTCATTCTTGACATTAGGATGACATCGGCAGAGACACACAGGCCcatacacaaacacagacaTGAATCTGTTCGATTTTATCTCCCTGTGTGAACAAGGGCGCTAAAATCATGGGTTGTACACAACAACGCTGTTCTAAAGGCGACGATCAAAACGATTCAACATGAAAGTTCTTTGTTCAGTCTTTCAGGACAATGACAATGAGAAAGTCGTCCACGTTTGCTCCATATTTTGCCGCCAGCTCCATTCATTggcaaattacatgttttagcGATTATCAATATGTGACCAGCCATCTCTTGAAAACAAGATAAAACCGACGGAGTCAAAGGAGATTTTTGTAATGAAGATCAAGTGAAATTTTAGTTCTGAAAATTGAAGATTTGTCACTTGAAATTAGGGAGTACAGACGAGTTTTAATATACCGTGTATTTTGcacttttatttctttttgtgaatttgaatAGTGTCAACTCAAGATTAGAAAATGTCATGAATATGTTTGGGGTCTATTGCCCTCATGGTTCactgttatttgtttttttcactaaaaataaAAGGTAGAACTTTGACCTATTGCATAAAGACAATATCGTTAATATGTATCAGCCGAGTACACTGAATGGTAACACCCTGGTAGGAAAACAGAAACTTACCGTCCCCATCtgagtgcatgtgtgtgcaatcTTCATAATCATAAGTGTGGTTAGGTTCACCAGGAGCCCAGTTTTTATAACCATTGACTGACCCATCTGTCCAGTAAAATTCCCCTTCCTGCAATTGATGATTGAAGGGTGTTAGTTGTCATTAGAAATGCACACTTGCTGCTCCCCACTGAGCAGGCAATGGCTATCGTGGTCTACAGATACACAGAAGTGGCCAATGGTGCATGCGCGGGGGTTGGCGCAATTAGCGGGACAAGTTAAACTGGCATGAACCGGTTTGAATCAGTCAGAAGTCTCAGAGTAGCTCTTTTCCTTCTACTGTATGGGATTGAATTGTGGTATGGAAGACATGCCACATTATAAATCATAGTAAACTGTTGTAGAGATTGTCTGCAGCAGCATCAAAACACCCTATAGCCAGAATAGAATTGATCTTGTTCGAATTTAAATAATTATCTAGTTTGATAATGAGATAAACTAAAAAGATTTCCCCTCAGTGCATGTCATATCGTAGTACAATGGACGAGTTATTCGCATTTGAAATAGCGACAGACAAGATCGAAAGCTCGATTATACTATTACTTTAGTACAAATTTAAAGTGTGGTGTACGTCGGACTCTTCTTACCTTTGCCAGATCATCAAAGCCAATCCAAATCCTCTCTGTCACCATTGAGAAGATAAAAGCATTCTCTTCGTTCGACTTAATAGAAGCTAAATGGCCTCCAAAAACGTTGGTTCGACAGTTATGGTCAGCGTCACCATAATTAGATTTGGTCGTAAATACGTTGTAGCAATAGCCATTCCATTCCCGGTATCCAAATGGACAGCCTGTAATTTACAGATGAATTCAACTTTTTCACACGAACCGAAGCGATATTTTGATATTGTGtatcataaacattttacacatGCATACCCTTAAACACTGGCGAATATTATATTCTGTAAACGCTAACAACCTGAAACCTTTTGGATGTGAATTCATTGTATGTACACCTAAAGTATGAGCAGATGAAGATTTTGACTTAGGAAATACATATATAGTGACTGTAAGAGTCATTGTAAGGggcgtggataattaaaacacgcgcacagtaaacgcaacttctgtgtttagggggaggggtttggctgtatttcgattaccgtgcgcaaaaatcgcactacaagttttcctatcgcaacatctcggtacacgtttttctgtattgcaaaatatcgcgctacattgtttggcgtgtaccaagccagtacggcaccggcgctacaccagcattcttcTGACATACTTGTGATGAtcagtgcacgagtaaaatatcgtaacaatcattttggatacacagtttcattttattctattggttgcgtcattgttgagttggcgctgaacagagattgattttagagggggtatgCAGGGGGGGGGCGGTCGGTAGagtatgcgtgatttcatagcgacgtaattaccgattgttggatgcagatacagaatgaggcttggttgaattttcgcacttccaaactttcgtttaggggagggggaggggggttgaggccaaacgcactttgtttcgtttaccgtgcgcatgttttaattatccacggcccctaagtagtttttttttcaattataaaCAATGTCCGACGTGTATAGCTGGTTAATACGGAAAAGTATTCTAGACTAATTTATGTATCATGAGTAAATATCATAGCACTGTTAGTCCATTAAGAAATTCTTTACTAGGAAACATGTTACTGGTAGTATCAAGGGAAAGGATACCAAAGCAAACACATCAATAAAAGTATTTTAATCACATATGCTCGATACACTACAGTTCTCAACTCCACTCCATTTTATAGGCACAATGCAAAATCAAGCGATGAGGAAAAACTTTTAAGAGGTACAAACGCCAACTTAAGGCATTTATAGGTTGCCAAGTTGTGAAACTTGATCAAAGTCTATTGACTTGATACGTGAAAGATGGACAAACTTTTATTGCAATATGACTGCAGCATTGATGTGTTAAAAGGAGTGCAGATGCATTGCTTCAAATGAACTGTTAGAAATGTATTAGTTTGttaaaaggtaaaaaaaatataattcctACCATTTTGGGCTTGCACGGAATGTACTATACCAAGTATACCAATAATAATCCAAATCATTGTGTCAACCTTGGATAGAAACCACACCTTGATTAGGAACATGATAAGTTAGTTTGGACTTTTGGGCATAATTGACGATtggtttcaataaattttcattacAGGCGTATCTcaatgaaataatttgaaagtaTTACTAACCTTTTAACTTACAGTGTGCTTTGGCTACAACGATGCCTTGGAAGGAGGATATTGGATTCTGTTAATCTATCGATACCGCAGATGAACCGCAGATGAACATTCATCGCATACATCGGCATATGAGAACGATACACCTGAAATTTTATCACACACCAGAATTTTATCTAGTACAAACATGCATATTTTATCTGCGCAAATGAGTCTACCCCtgaa
This genomic window from Ptychodera flava strain L36383 chromosome 10, AS_Pfla_20210202, whole genome shotgun sequence contains:
- the LOC139141416 gene encoding alpha-N-acetylgalactosamine-specific lectin-like, which codes for MIWIIIGILGIVHSVQAQNGCPFGYREWNGYCYNVFTTKSNYGDADHNCRTNVFGGHLASIKSNEENAFIFSMVTERIWIGFDDLAKEGEFYWTDGSVNGYKNWAPGEPNHTYDYEDCTHMHSDGDGNPGMWNDHDCNLEYQYICKVPVSSSSGK